From a region of the Bermanella marisrubri genome:
- a CDS encoding c-type cytochrome, translated as MKQIVLALLAPLLFLPAFAIAENTTDFQDVVQQMRDIKGNQVDYQIAIQEGQERSMLCGYCHGKDGNSVKNDIPNLAEQNTEYLLKQFELFASGERKSYVMGQLSKSLTTEERINLSLFYSSQTVKPQTEIETSERGKEKYQTFCFACHGEDGHGNADLPRLAGQKYQFLVETLTAFKRGEKSRANSPMVKIMKTVDAKDIEPLARYIANMP; from the coding sequence TTGAAACAGATTGTTCTAGCTTTGCTTGCCCCATTACTCTTCTTGCCTGCTTTCGCCATCGCTGAAAACACCACAGATTTTCAAGACGTTGTTCAACAAATGCGCGACATCAAGGGCAATCAAGTTGACTACCAAATTGCCATTCAAGAAGGGCAAGAGCGATCCATGCTGTGTGGTTACTGTCATGGGAAAGACGGTAATAGCGTAAAAAATGATATACCCAATTTGGCCGAGCAAAATACTGAATATCTATTGAAGCAATTTGAGTTGTTCGCTAGTGGCGAGCGAAAGAGTTACGTTATGGGGCAGCTATCTAAATCTTTGACTACAGAAGAGCGAATCAATTTATCGCTTTTTTATTCTTCGCAAACAGTGAAACCACAAACCGAAATAGAGACCTCTGAGCGAGGTAAAGAGAAATACCAAACTTTTTGCTTTGCCTGTCATGGTGAAGATGGTCATGGCAATGCTGATTTGCCGCGTTTAGCGGGTCAAAAATATCAGTTCCTCGTTGAGACGCTTACAGCATTTAAACGGGGGGAAAAGTCTCGTGCAAATTCGCCCATGGTTAAAATCATGAAAACAGTAGATGCTAAAGATATAGAGCCGCTAGCACGCTATATCGCTAACATGCCTTAG
- the lptE gene encoding LPS assembly lipoprotein LptE, with product MAKAWQTARLTLTLMLSLAMLTACGWQLRGQVNLPAPLKILSIENGGVDNVTFNYVQQALLSNGVTLSDDADYLLSLENENNSRRVLAVTSNAKASEYELKQTLTARISKDNWQQTIEVSSYRTQLYDAAAEIGKAQEAAELRADMRRDNANRLLRRLQNLKLEP from the coding sequence ATGGCTAAGGCTTGGCAAACAGCAAGACTTACTCTGACGCTCATGCTTTCCCTCGCTATGTTAACGGCTTGTGGGTGGCAATTACGCGGACAGGTAAATTTACCTGCTCCGCTTAAGATCCTCTCCATCGAAAACGGAGGAGTTGATAACGTCACTTTCAATTACGTGCAACAAGCGCTGTTGAGCAATGGTGTTACATTGAGCGACGACGCTGATTATCTGCTATCGCTAGAGAATGAAAACAACTCACGTCGCGTGCTAGCCGTCACTAGCAATGCTAAGGCCAGTGAGTATGAACTCAAGCAAACGCTCACAGCTCGGATTAGCAAAGATAATTGGCAGCAAACGATTGAAGTCAGCAGTTATCGGACACAGCTTTACGATGCAGCCGCTGAAATAGGCAAAGCGCAAGAAGCTGCCGAGCTAAGAGCAGATATGCGCAGAGATAATGCCAACCGTCTATTGCGCCGTTTGCAAAACCTTAAGCTAGAGCCCTAA
- a CDS encoding methyl-accepting chemotaxis protein — translation MSWWGNLSLRWKLQIGFFVVTALTTILNRVLAVRELDKFIAIGEKNNVSQTVIDALEAERQSFILHSFWESAIEFVILFIIIGYVAKLFTKPLRSLIRAFKRVEKGDLTQRVKPRNQDEIGELATQFNKMTERLNEVITKVTSSSQHMRQSGFQITEVSQSIAQQTEHEHSRFTQVSEVITDLHHISEQTQSLAEQSKQKADDGNQAALRSKSAVQENAAQMRTVESQVQNASGQVAELEATAQSIATIIGTIGEIAEQTNLLALNAAIEAARAGEQGRGFAVVADEVRSLAEKTSQSSDEIESIIKNLTGNVFKVTESMGVVVEQVHDNVTSSEKIAEQIGEAAEMVSNAAQFNAQIDDMSAKQLSMFNQLEEAMESLLQALKKNSSKVGNTANIAESMLKLTQTMHSLIDRFKIHPLTETVLQLEDERRAHHRVESNLLLRVNHDGQWQDAYCENLSLSGLKFLLADELRQGHQLEVSLMLPKADIDSYRGQKPPVISGVIRHRKASGRGYEYGMEFETLSAAQEAAVDEAIGFLTQQTA, via the coding sequence ATGTCTTGGTGGGGCAATCTTAGTCTGCGCTGGAAACTGCAAATAGGGTTCTTTGTTGTTACCGCGCTCACAACCATACTCAACCGCGTTCTTGCCGTTAGAGAACTGGATAAATTTATCGCCATTGGCGAGAAAAATAACGTTTCTCAGACGGTAATTGATGCACTAGAGGCAGAGCGACAAAGTTTCATTTTGCATAGCTTTTGGGAAAGCGCCATTGAATTTGTCATCCTCTTTATCATCATTGGCTATGTTGCCAAGCTTTTTACCAAACCCCTTCGCTCACTGATTAGAGCCTTTAAGCGTGTAGAAAAAGGGGATTTAACCCAACGAGTAAAGCCCCGCAACCAAGACGAGATTGGTGAATTAGCCACTCAATTCAACAAAATGACCGAGCGTTTGAATGAGGTCATTACCAAGGTCACTAGTAGCTCACAGCATATGCGGCAAAGTGGTTTCCAAATCACGGAAGTGAGTCAAAGTATTGCTCAACAAACCGAGCATGAGCACAGTCGCTTTACTCAGGTGAGTGAGGTGATCACGGATTTACACCACATCAGTGAGCAAACTCAATCATTAGCGGAGCAAAGTAAGCAAAAAGCCGATGATGGCAATCAGGCGGCATTGAGAAGTAAAAGTGCAGTCCAAGAAAATGCAGCACAGATGCGTACGGTAGAGAGCCAAGTGCAAAATGCGTCAGGGCAGGTAGCAGAACTTGAAGCCACTGCGCAAAGTATTGCGACTATCATCGGGACCATTGGTGAGATTGCTGAGCAAACTAATTTGTTGGCCTTGAATGCGGCTATTGAGGCTGCACGGGCCGGTGAGCAAGGACGTGGTTTTGCAGTGGTTGCTGATGAGGTGCGCTCATTGGCCGAAAAAACCAGCCAGAGCTCAGATGAAATTGAAAGCATCATAAAAAATCTGACTGGCAATGTCTTTAAAGTGACTGAATCTATGGGAGTGGTCGTGGAGCAGGTCCATGATAATGTTACCAGCTCAGAAAAAATCGCCGAGCAAATTGGTGAGGCGGCTGAGATGGTCAGTAACGCAGCGCAATTCAATGCACAAATAGATGACATGAGTGCAAAACAATTATCTATGTTTAATCAGCTTGAAGAGGCTATGGAAAGTCTGCTGCAAGCGCTGAAAAAGAACAGCTCGAAAGTTGGCAATACAGCAAATATTGCAGAGTCCATGTTGAAGCTAACACAAACCATGCACTCACTTATCGATCGCTTTAAAATTCACCCATTAACCGAAACGGTTTTACAGCTGGAAGATGAACGACGAGCTCATCACCGAGTGGAAAGCAATCTATTATTGCGCGTCAATCATGACGGCCAGTGGCAAGATGCGTATTGTGAAAACTTAAGTCTTAGTGGTCTTAAATTTTTGCTGGCGGATGAGTTGAGGCAAGGTCATCAGCTCGAAGTCTCTTTGATGTTACCCAAAGCGGACATTGACTCCTATCGTGGGCAAAAACCTCCAGTGATTTCAGGCGTGATCCGCCATCGCAAAGCTAGTGGTCGGGGTTACGAATACGGCATGGAGTTTGAAACGCTGAGTGCTGCACAAGAGGCGGCAGTTGACGAAGCGATTGGCTTCCTAACTCAGCAAACCGCATAG
- a CDS encoding DUF3833 domain-containing protein → MVNNHEANMRLIFSLLFILVLGGCSSIDVKDYAERSPKLTPEQFFQGKICADGVVRDYSGKQIRSFQARIDASWDDQGVGTLDEVFRFQNEDGSFNNETRIWTLKPNADGTYQASANDVPVPTTMEYSGNAIHMSYDLEYGEPGDTISLHMNDWMYQVREGVVINETRMSKWGIGVGQILLVMQQVSTDTICIAQTE, encoded by the coding sequence ATGGTCAACAATCATGAGGCGAATATGCGCTTAATTTTTAGCTTATTATTTATATTGGTTTTAGGTGGCTGTAGCAGTATTGATGTAAAAGACTACGCCGAGCGCTCACCTAAGCTCACGCCTGAACAATTTTTCCAAGGTAAAATTTGTGCCGACGGCGTGGTGCGAGATTATTCAGGCAAACAGATTCGTAGTTTTCAGGCACGTATTGACGCCAGCTGGGATGACCAAGGCGTCGGAACCTTAGACGAAGTTTTTCGCTTTCAAAACGAAGATGGTAGCTTCAATAATGAAACCCGAATCTGGACGCTAAAACCCAACGCTGACGGCACTTATCAAGCCAGTGCCAATGATGTACCTGTTCCCACCACCATGGAATATTCGGGCAACGCCATTCATATGTCTTATGATCTCGAATACGGCGAACCCGGTGATACCATCAGTCTGCATATGAACGATTGGATGTATCAAGTGCGCGAAGGCGTAGTAATCAATGAAACCCGTATGAGTAAATGGGGTATTGGTGTCGGCCAGATCCTCTTAGTCATGCAACAAGTGAGTACAGATACGATCTGTATAGCGCAAACTGAATAG
- the holA gene encoding DNA polymerase III subunit delta, whose product MRLKPEQLAQHLQQSLLPFYVVSGDEPLLSQEIGEQLRSVARQQGFTEREVHHAEHNYNWSELYDSANAMSLFAERKIIEVRIDNGKPGDAGAKTMLGLCEQPNPDNLFIIFLPRLDKKQQNSKWFKALDKAGAFIAHWPIERQQLPGWIANRMRQHGMKADREALALLADRTDGNLLAAAQEVEKLTLVGKNEITIEDIEASVGEASRFDVFALSEAALKGDKKRCLHVLQVLQGEGLNVLQPLAIFANDVRQLLSMQQLIQSGLSDDKALQQLKVFWPKKQQQLKAATRRLRTQDIEECLQLCNQIDMACKNLLQDDPWRLLSQAALKLCGLNVIPAPTF is encoded by the coding sequence ATGCGTTTGAAGCCCGAGCAACTGGCACAGCATCTACAACAGTCACTGCTGCCTTTTTATGTAGTCAGTGGTGATGAGCCCTTGCTTAGCCAAGAGATTGGTGAACAACTGCGCTCTGTTGCACGACAACAGGGCTTCACTGAGCGCGAAGTACACCACGCCGAACACAACTACAATTGGTCTGAGCTATATGACAGTGCCAATGCCATGAGCTTGTTTGCGGAACGTAAAATAATTGAAGTCCGCATTGATAATGGAAAGCCCGGTGACGCAGGTGCCAAAACCATGTTGGGCCTTTGCGAGCAACCTAACCCAGATAATTTATTCATCATCTTCTTGCCTCGCCTCGATAAAAAACAACAAAACAGCAAATGGTTCAAAGCACTCGATAAAGCCGGCGCATTCATCGCCCACTGGCCCATTGAACGCCAGCAATTACCCGGCTGGATAGCTAATCGCATGCGTCAACACGGTATGAAAGCAGATCGCGAAGCCTTAGCCTTATTAGCGGATCGAACCGATGGCAATTTACTCGCAGCAGCGCAAGAAGTAGAAAAGCTCACTCTAGTCGGGAAAAACGAAATAACCATAGAGGATATTGAAGCCAGTGTTGGTGAAGCCAGCCGCTTTGATGTCTTTGCATTAAGTGAAGCAGCATTAAAAGGCGACAAAAAACGTTGCTTGCATGTTTTACAAGTACTACAAGGCGAAGGTCTAAATGTACTGCAACCCTTGGCTATTTTCGCTAATGATGTACGCCAATTGTTATCTATGCAGCAATTAATCCAATCTGGTTTATCCGATGACAAAGCGCTGCAACAACTCAAGGTCTTCTGGCCCAAGAAACAACAACAGTTAAAAGCCGCCACACGCCGATTGCGCACGCAAGACATAGAAGAATGCTTACAATTATGTAACCAGATAGATATGGCGTGTAAGAACTTGTTACAAGATGACCCTTGGCGTTTATTATCTCAAGCTGCATTAAAACTATGCGGACTAAATGTGATTCCTGCCCCAACTTTTTAA
- the leuS gene encoding leucine--tRNA ligase produces the protein MQEQYNPSEIEPQVQQFWAKNKVFKAVVDHNREKFYCLSMFPYPSGRLHMGHVRNYTIGDVISRYERMQGKNVMQPMGWDAFGLPAENAAIKNQTAPGKWTDENIAYMKGQLNSLGFGYDWDRELATCKPEYYRWEQWFFTKLVEKGLAYKKVSAVNWCPHDQTVLANEQVIEGCCWRCDTPIERKEIPQWFIRITDYAEELLNDLDQLDGWPDQVKAMQRNWIGKSQGVQMRFGIKDKEIPLEVYTTRPDTLMGVSYVAVAAGHPLAEEAAKGNAELTAFIEECKKGGTAEADIATIEKKGCATGFTAIHPISGKEVPVWVANFVLMDYGTGAVMAVPAHDQRDYEFAKKYGLEINQVIEPANGEDIDLEKEAFTEKGKLVNSGEFDGLEFEAAFDAIADYLQKEGKGEVQTNYRLRDWGVSRQRYWGTPVPMITKANGEQVPTPEDMLPVELPTDVVMDGVNSPIKNNPDFENIEFEGEQAFRETDTFDTFMESSWYYARYCSPQADDIMLDPEEANYWLPVDQYIGGIEHAILHLLYARFFHKLLRDTGLVKGDEPFNSLLCQGMVLADAFSYQNENGGKEWVNPADVEVERDAKGRITKASYEGKELTHEGVIKMSKSKNNGVDPQEAIDQYGADVVRLYTMFAAPPEQSLEWSNSGVQGAQKFLQRVWRLASELLDGSDIPAIDAEALSSEQKDARRKTHETIQKVSDDIGRRYAFNTAIAAVMELTNTLVKLDKSDAQNRAILHEGLSAMVKMLAPIAPHVSHVIWQEMGNESLILDAPWPQVDESALVRDSIEIVVQVNGKVRAKLEVPANIDKDAAIAAAHADAHVQKFVDGKTVRKEIYVPGKLVNIVAN, from the coding sequence ATGCAAGAGCAATATAATCCCAGCGAGATCGAACCTCAGGTCCAACAATTTTGGGCCAAAAATAAAGTCTTCAAAGCCGTTGTAGATCACAACCGCGAGAAGTTCTATTGTCTATCAATGTTCCCATACCCAAGCGGTCGCCTGCATATGGGGCATGTGCGTAATTACACTATTGGCGACGTCATCTCCCGCTATGAGCGTATGCAAGGCAAAAACGTCATGCAGCCCATGGGTTGGGATGCCTTTGGCCTACCGGCGGAAAACGCAGCCATTAAAAACCAAACCGCGCCAGGTAAATGGACTGACGAAAATATCGCTTACATGAAAGGTCAATTGAACAGCTTGGGCTTTGGCTATGACTGGGACCGAGAGCTGGCTACCTGCAAGCCCGAATACTACCGTTGGGAGCAATGGTTCTTCACCAAATTAGTGGAAAAAGGCTTAGCCTACAAGAAAGTCAGCGCGGTGAACTGGTGCCCACATGATCAAACCGTATTGGCCAATGAACAAGTAATCGAAGGCTGCTGCTGGCGCTGTGACACACCGATCGAGCGTAAAGAAATCCCGCAGTGGTTTATCCGCATTACGGATTACGCAGAAGAGCTATTGAACGATCTTGATCAGTTGGACGGCTGGCCAGACCAAGTAAAAGCCATGCAGCGCAATTGGATCGGCAAAAGCCAAGGTGTACAGATGCGCTTTGGCATTAAAGACAAAGAAATTCCACTGGAAGTGTATACCACTCGTCCAGATACATTGATGGGAGTCAGCTATGTCGCTGTGGCAGCTGGGCACCCATTAGCAGAAGAAGCCGCGAAAGGTAATGCTGAACTAACGGCTTTTATCGAAGAATGCAAAAAAGGCGGTACCGCCGAAGCAGACATTGCCACTATAGAGAAAAAAGGCTGCGCCACTGGCTTTACTGCCATTCACCCTATTTCGGGCAAAGAAGTCCCAGTTTGGGTCGCCAACTTTGTATTAATGGATTACGGCACAGGCGCGGTGATGGCTGTTCCCGCTCATGATCAGCGTGATTATGAGTTTGCCAAAAAGTATGGTCTTGAAATCAATCAAGTGATTGAGCCAGCTAATGGCGAAGACATTGATCTCGAAAAAGAAGCTTTCACCGAAAAAGGCAAGCTGGTGAATAGCGGCGAATTTGATGGTTTGGAATTTGAAGCCGCTTTCGATGCGATAGCCGATTACCTGCAAAAAGAAGGTAAGGGCGAAGTACAAACCAATTACCGTCTGCGCGACTGGGGTGTGAGTCGTCAGCGCTACTGGGGCACACCTGTACCTATGATCACCAAAGCCAATGGTGAACAAGTGCCAACACCAGAAGACATGCTACCCGTTGAATTACCAACTGATGTGGTTATGGACGGTGTTAATAGCCCGATCAAAAACAACCCTGATTTTGAAAATATCGAATTCGAAGGAGAGCAGGCTTTCCGCGAAACCGATACTTTCGATACTTTTATGGAAAGTTCTTGGTATTACGCCCGCTATTGCTCACCTCAAGCAGATGACATCATGCTTGATCCTGAAGAAGCTAATTATTGGCTTCCTGTAGACCAATATATAGGTGGCATTGAGCACGCCATCTTGCACCTTTTATATGCACGCTTCTTCCACAAATTATTACGTGATACAGGGTTAGTAAAAGGTGACGAGCCATTCAATAGTTTACTTTGCCAAGGTATGGTTTTGGCTGATGCCTTTAGCTATCAAAATGAAAACGGTGGCAAAGAGTGGGTCAACCCTGCGGACGTTGAAGTAGAGCGTGATGCCAAAGGTCGTATCACAAAAGCGTCTTACGAGGGCAAAGAGCTGACTCACGAAGGCGTCATTAAGATGTCCAAGTCAAAGAACAATGGGGTAGACCCGCAAGAAGCCATTGATCAATATGGTGCCGATGTGGTGCGTCTATATACCATGTTCGCCGCGCCCCCAGAGCAAAGTCTGGAGTGGTCGAACTCAGGTGTACAGGGTGCGCAAAAATTCTTGCAGAGAGTTTGGCGTTTAGCCTCTGAGCTATTGGACGGTTCAGACATTCCTGCTATTGATGCAGAAGCTTTATCGAGCGAGCAAAAAGATGCGCGCCGTAAAACTCACGAAACCATTCAAAAAGTCAGTGATGACATTGGCCGTCGCTACGCCTTCAATACCGCTATTGCCGCCGTTATGGAACTTACCAATACATTGGTGAAACTAGATAAAAGTGATGCTCAGAACCGCGCTATTTTGCACGAAGGTTTAAGCGCTATGGTGAAAATGCTTGCGCCTATTGCTCCTCATGTGAGTCACGTGATCTGGCAAGAAATGGGCAATGAAAGCTTGATTCTTGATGCACCATGGCCGCAAGTGGACGAGTCTGCACTGGTGCGTGACAGCATTGAAATCGTTGTACAGGTTAATGGCAAAGTACGCGCAAAACTGGAAGTACCAGCCAATATCGATAAAGATGCGGCGATTGCCGCCGCTCACGCTGATGCACACGTACAAAAGTTTGTTGACGGCAAAACTGTGCGTAAAGAAATTTATGTACCAGGCAAGCTGGTCAACATCGTTGCCAACTAG